The Mytilus galloprovincialis chromosome 2, xbMytGall1.hap1.1, whole genome shotgun sequence genome has a window encoding:
- the LOC143062817 gene encoding haloacid dehalogenase-like hydrolase domain-containing protein 3, translating to MIKLLTLDATNTVIRVLGGVGHQYASTASIYGIKADPEKLDVSFRTKWKEHNLKYPNYGVSSGITSHGWWNELVKQTFISSGYADTEVLSKVATHLYLHFKTNKGWEVLPNSQNVLQDVKSKGIKLGVISNFDERLETVLSSLGLLHYFDFVLCSRLAGHAKPQPQIYEKALELSGISASDALHVGDHIDNDYMGPRNIGMSSVLLCNNAEKIPDHVDKKFVITNLVDILKCI from the coding sequence ATGATAAAGTTGTTGACTCTTGACGCGACAAATACAGTGATCCGTGTATTGGGCGGAGTTGGGCACCAGTATGCCTCTACAGCCTCTATATATGGAATTAAAGCTGATCCCGAAAAACTAGACGTATCTTTTAGAACTAAATGGAAAGAACATAATCTTAAATATCCCAACTACGGAGTTTCTAGTGGGATTACATCACATGGGTGGTGGAACGAACTGGTAAAACAAACTTTCATTTCTAGTGGCTATGCAGATACCGAGGTGTTGTCGAAGGTTGCAACACATCTGTACTTACATTTTAAAACTAACAAAGGATGGGAAGTGTTACCGAATAGTCAAAATGTTTTACAAGATGTAAAATCAAAGGGAATTAAGTTAGGCGTTATATCTAATTTTGATGAACGACTCGAGACTGTTTTATCGAGTTTAGGACTTTTACATTACTTTGATTTTGTATTATGTTCTAGACTTGCAGGCCATGCTAAACCTCAGCCACAAATATATGAAAAAGCTTTAGAGCTCAGTGGTATTTCTGCATCAGATGCCTTACACGTTGGGGATCATATAGATAACGATTATATGGGGCCACGCAATATTGGAATGTCCAGCGTACTGCTGTGTAACAATGCGGAGAAAATTCCAGATCACGTTGACAAAAAGTTTGTCATAACAAATCTTGttgatatattaaaatgtatatag